ACCATTCCGAAGCGGCGCCTGAAGATCGtcccagaaagaagaagaagaagaagtccgTTGAGGCAGAGCCGCGTCCCTCTGATGCGGAGACGGGCCTCGTCGAAGTTGTCGCGGGAGGCGACGTTTCTCTTGAAACCCCTCCTGAGGAGAGAGAGGTCTCAGCGCGGGGCAGTGATCCTGTTACGGGTGAGAGATCTATTCCCGATCCGTCTGCGAGGAAAGGGTCTCGTTCAGAGGGTTCTACTGCGGCGCCGGCTGTAGGACGAGAAGGCGCTACAAGGGGTTCTGCCGAGTCTGACCATTCCGAAGCGGCGCCTGAAGATCGtcccagaaagaagaagaagaagaagtccgTTGAGGCAGAGCCGCATCCTTCTGATGCGGAGACGGGCCTTGTCGAAGTTTTCGCGGGAGAAGACGTTTCTCTTGAAACCCCTCCTGAGGAGAGAGAGGTCTCAGCGCGGGGCAGTGATCCTGTTACGGGCGAGAGATCTATTCCCGATCCGTTTGCGAGGAAAGGGTCTCGTTCAGATCGAGTTCCCCGATCGGGTCGAGTTTTCCTACAACGAGACGACCCCCCTAATCCTTAATCCTCTTAGGTGCGCGGAGCTGACGCGCCAAATTCGTGGTGGGACGAAGGAGATGCCACAGCGGAGCATAAGAAGGCCAACGAAAAGGCCGCAGAGGAGAAAGAGATTCTTTGAGTAAAGTTCGAAGAACTGGAGGGCGAGCTTAAGTCTTCCAGCGCGGCGAGGAAAGAGCTCGTTCAAGAGAAAAGTCATTTGGAGAAAACGGCTGCGAAcctggagaaggagaagaccgAGCTAGTCGAAGAGAGAGATGCCGCGGTAGACAAACTAATCAGGGAGAGGCAACGCTTGAGGGACTCCCGGGGTTTGGAGGTTACTCGTGAGAGGGAAAGAGTCGAGGCTGCTATGGCTGAGAAGGCAAGTCGCCGTTTTGATCGCGTGCGCAACCATTTTACTCGTCTGGAGGCTTTTGAGAAGGCGGAGAACCTGTATGGTCAAGCTTCGGGAACGAAGAAGCGCCTCGAGGTTATAAAGGCGAGTGGGACGGAGATCCCCCAAGAAATGATCGATGTCTTCGCTGAGCAGGAGAAACTTTATGAGGCGGAGGTTATGAAACTCCGAGTAGAACCACTGTCTGATAGTGACCTTACTCTTTCTCCGTTGGTCCTTCCTTCTCGTTTTGCCTAGGACAGGTTCAGAACGTCATTCGATCCCTATGGGTCGAACGTAAATTTGATCGGGCCAGAGACGGATTCTCGGCTCGTTACCTCGCTCGAAGTTGTTGAGGAGCCGTCAGAGGAGGCACTTGTTGATGTCACGTCTGTCCCCACCAAACCTGTCAAGTCCCCGGTGGGAAGCGGTTTTGATGAGCGCCCAGAGAATGAGAATTTGAAGGGGTTTCCTGGAAAGGACGGCCTCGAGATAGGCGACACTCTGGTTCGAGAGGGAGAGACCGAGAACGTGGGTGTCGAGGATCCTGTGCTCGTCTCGGATTCTTCCTCCGAAGGATGAGAGGATGGGGAGGAGGATAATGATGGGATCGAGGAGGCGTCGCTGCCACGTCCTGCTGAGGAGGAGACGATCTACGAAGCTGGGGATACAGACGTTTCTCCACGTCCCATTGTAGACTCTCTCACTTCCATTCCTACTCGGGCGGAGGACCAAACTGCTGCCGCTACCAAGGGTCATGACGATCAAGATTTTGTTCTTTGATGTATCACTTATGTCTTTGTCTgttgtggtcttgatagaccctgTTGTTTNNNNNNNNNNNNNNNNNNNNNNNNNNNNNNNNNNNNNNNNNNNNNNNNNNNNNNNNNNNNNNNNNNNNNNNNNNNNNNNNNNNNNNNNNNNNNNNNNNNNNNNNNNNNNNNNNNNNNNNNNNNNNNNNNNNNNNNNNNNNNNNNNNNNNNNNNNNNNNNNNNNNNNNNNNNNNNNNNNNNNNNNNNNNNNNNNNNNNN
This Brassica oleracea var. oleracea cultivar TO1000 unplaced genomic scaffold, BOL UnpScaffold01259, whole genome shotgun sequence DNA region includes the following protein-coding sequences:
- the LOC106321139 gene encoding uncharacterized abhydrolase domain-containing protein DDB_G0269086-like — translated: MCKGRPVLTQAELPRKELLTKPPRVWKQGREREEGRGLTKGLLKEIASLDETSEGLEARKGERGRKRPYEGATSSIDRGESPAVGQEGATRGSAESDHSEAAPEDRPRKKKKKKSVEAEPRPSDAETGLVEVVAGGDVSLETPPEEREVSARGSDPVTGERSIPDPSARKGSRSEGSTAAPAVGREGATRGSAESDHSEAAPEDRPRKKKKKKSVEAEPHPSDAETGLVEVFAGEDVSLETPPEEREVSARGSDPVTGERSIPDPFARKGSRSDRFEELEGELKSSSAARKELVQEKSHLEKTAANLEKEKTELVEERDAAVDKLIRERQRLRDSRGLEVTRERERVEAAMAEKASRRFDRVRNHFTRLEAFEKAENLYGQASGTKKRLEVIKASGTEIPQEMIDVFAEQEKLYEAEDRFRTSFDPYGSNVNLIGPETDSRLVTSLEVVEEPSEEALVDVTSVPTKPVKSPVGSGFDERPENENLKGFPGKDGLEIGDTLVREGETENVGVEDPVLVSDSSSEG